A part of Gouania willdenowi chromosome 2, fGouWil2.1, whole genome shotgun sequence genomic DNA contains:
- the lipt1 gene encoding lipoyl amidotransferase LIPT1, mitochondrial has protein sequence MIFPLRGSLRSESLRWSSVLSSVLSRSDKGLILRSESTDVFQNLALEDWIDSNLNLQCRHVLLLWRNRPSVVIGRHQNPWTECNLPAMRRACVPLARRRSGGGTVYHDLGNLNLTFFTSKKNYDRRRNLKVVTEALRRLRPLLDVQDTERFDIVLNKHYKISGTASRLGRTTSFHHCTLLHSADGSALSHMLSPSCPGILSNATPSVPSRVTNLTDHAPSLQWEELLEGLEAQYRTEFGCSAPSVKVDPSDEAAFPGISKMAADLRAWDWTFGKTPKFSVDVELLLSDDQVPSRCSAHLQVEVRGGAIHSCRLDVPPDWLSEQLSVQLSNTLIGQRFCPHRAMDATGELVLSERGTPQRRLKNLCDALMTAMG, from the exons ATGATATTTCCACTCAGAGGTTCGCTGCGATCGGAGTCGCTGCGATGGTCGTCGGTTCTCAGCAGCGTTCTGTCGCGTTCTGATAAAGGTTTGATTCTGCGCTCAGAGTCCACGGATGTGTTCCAGAACCTCGCCTTGGAGGACTGGATCGACTCCAACCTg AACCTCCAGTGCCGTCACGTTCTCCTGCTGTGGAGGAACCGACCGTCCGTGGTCATCGGCCGCCATCAAAATCCGTGGACGGAGTGCAACCTGCCCGCCATGAGGAGGGCCTGTGTCCCATTGGCTCGGCGCCGCAGCGGAGGAGGAACGGTTTACCACGACCTGGGAAACCTCAACCTCACCTTCTTCACCTCCAAGAAGAACTACGACCGCCGGCGCAATCTGAAGGTGGTGACAGAGGCACTCaggaggctccgccccctgctgGATGTCCAGGACACGGAACGCTTTGACATCGTCCTCAACAAACACTACAAGATCtcag GCACGGCGTCCAGGCTCGGCCGCACCACGTCCTTCCATCACTGCACGCTGCTGCACTCGGCCGATGGCTCCGCCCTCTCGCACATGCTCAGCCCCTCCTGCCCTGGTATCCTTAGCAACGCAACGCCCAGCGTCCCCTCGCGTGTCACTAACCTGACTGACCACGCCCCCTCACTGCAGTGGGAGGAGCTACTGGAAGGACTGGAGGCCCAGTACAGAACAG AGTTTGGCTGCAGTGCTCCATCAGTCAAGGTGGATCCCTCTGATGAAGCAGCGTTCCCAGGAATAAGTAAGATGGCGGCAGATCTGCGAGCTTGGGATTGGACGTTTGGGAAAACGCCGAAATTCTCCGTCGACGTTGAGCTGCTTCTGTCGGACGACCAGGTTCCCTCTCGATGCTCCGCCCACCTGCAGGTTGAGGTGAGGGGCGGGGCCATCCACTCCTGCAGGCTGGACGTGCCTCCCGATTGGCTGTCCGAGCAGCTGAGCGTCCAGCTGAGCAACACGTTGATTGGACAGCGTTTCTGTCCTCATCGCGCTATGGACGCTACGGGAGAGCTTGTGCTCTCAGAGAGAGGAACACCACAGAGACGACTGAAGAACCTCTGTGACGCCCTGATGACTGCCATGGgctga